One window from the genome of Grus americana isolate bGruAme1 chromosome 2, bGruAme1.mat, whole genome shotgun sequence encodes:
- the CXCR6 gene encoding C-X-C chemokine receptor type 6 has product MATTDAADFYYNFSITDPNENGSENFHTFTRVFLPCVYSLVFILGLAGNTLVFVILVFYEKLKMLTDIFLLNLAIADWVFLWTLPFWAYSAVQEWTFGTVACRIIRGLYILNLYTSMLTLTSITFDRLIAITFATKAHMCQNKRMTWGRLICVLIWVISLAFAAPQFIFSEVFNIDKAICQEEYPNHRTELILEVIQMTLGYFIPMLAMIICYSLIIRTLLHARSFQKNKSLKKIFSVVAIFILTQSPYTFLRLIKIIDWSFNLNSSFEYAIIITEALAYFRGCLNPVLYFFMGVKFRRNLQKIIKNSRCVKRQVTAKQLQTIEEEGSKTFTSNNADATSMYPL; this is encoded by the coding sequence ATGGCAACTACAGATGCTGCTGACTTTTACTATAACTTTTCCATCACTGATCCCAACGAGAACGGAAGTGAGAATTTTCACACATTCACAAGAGTCTTTCTGCCCTGTGTGTACTCACTCGTTTTCATCCTTGGGCTAGCAGGAAACACACTGGTCTTTGTCATACTAGTTTTCTATGAGAAACTGAAGATGCTGACAGATATATTTTTGCTGAACTTGGCTATAGCTGACTGGGTCTTCCTTTGGACGCTGCCATTCTGGGCGTACTCTGCTGTTCAGGAGTGGACTTTTGGCACCGTGGCATGTCGTATTATACGGGGCTTGTATATTCTGAACTTGTACACTTCAATGTTAACTCTAACGTCTATCACCTTTGACCGGCTTATTGCTATTACTTTTGCCACCAAAGCACATATGTGTCAAAACAAGCGAATGACATGGGGCAGGTTAATCTGTGTCTTGATCTGGGTGATCTCACTAGCTTTTGCTGCACCACAGTTTATTTTTAGTGAGGTGTTTAATATTGATAAGGCAATATGTCAGGAAGAATACCCAAACCATCGTACAGAACTGATTCTTGAAGTGATCCAAATGACCCTGGGCTATTTTATTCCCATGCTAGCCATGATCATCTGCTACTCACTGATTATTAGAACCTTACTGCATGCCAGGAGTTTTCAAAAGAACAAatctctaaaaaaaatattttctgtagttgCCATATTTATTCTTACTCAGTCACCCTATACTTTCTTGAGACTGATAAAGATCATAGACTGGAGCTTTAACTTGAACAGCAGCTTTGAATATGCAATCATCATAACAGAAGCTCTTGCTTATTTCCGTGGCTGTCTTAACcctgttctgtatttcttcatgGGGGTGAAATTCAGAAGGaacttacagaaaattattaaaaactcAAGATGCGTCAAACGCCAAGTTACAGCTAAACAGCTGCAAACCATTGAAGAGGAAGGCTCTAAAACTTTTACATCAAATAATGCAGATGCAACAAGCATGTACCCGCTATAA